One Arthrobacter sp. StoSoilB20 DNA segment encodes these proteins:
- a CDS encoding HIT family protein — protein MSTLFTKIINGEIPGRFVWKDQDVVAFLTIAPITPGHTLVVPREEVDSWTHASPELLANVMDVAQSIGKVQEELFDAKRVGVLMEGFEVDHLHVHVWPAYSTADFEIHNVDHNPDPAVMDATAVKLRAALRSAGHGDAVPQD, from the coding sequence ATGAGCACGCTGTTCACCAAGATCATCAACGGGGAGATTCCGGGGCGCTTTGTCTGGAAAGACCAGGACGTGGTGGCGTTCCTGACCATCGCGCCCATCACCCCCGGACACACGCTGGTGGTGCCCCGCGAAGAGGTTGACTCGTGGACCCACGCCAGTCCTGAACTGCTTGCCAATGTCATGGATGTTGCCCAAAGCATCGGGAAGGTCCAGGAGGAGCTGTTCGACGCCAAACGCGTGGGTGTCCTGATGGAAGGCTTCGAGGTTGACCACCTGCATGTCCACGTGTGGCCTGCCTACTCAACGGCCGACTTCGAAATCCACAACGTGGACCACAACCCGGATCCGGCTGTCATGGACGCCACCGCCGTGAAGCTCCGTGCCGCCCTGCGCTCGGCCGGCCACGGAGACGCCGTCCCACAGGATTGA
- a CDS encoding NAD(P)-dependent alcohol dehydrogenase, with protein MTPGRPVPPPLAKPITPDTSGTGSATLAAAYGATSPDSGLVPLTVARRAPTPDDVEIAIEFCGLCHSDVHATRGEWRVPPYPLVPGHEIVGRVTRVGSDVKEFAPGDHVGVGCMVDSCRECESCLEGLEQYCERGNVGTYGAADPRQGEAITQGGYSTSIVVDRRFVLRVPEKLDPAAAAPLLCAGITTYSPLRYFDVEEGDAVGVVGLGGLGHMAVKIAKAMGAEVTVFTTSESKFDAARQLGADHVVLSKDADAMETANRSIDVIIDTVAAPHDLNPYFRTLRLDGALFQLGLPADDMPPVSPGLLIRRRLAYAGSLIGGIEETQEMLDFCAEHGVASDIEVVRAEQLNEAYDRMVAGDVKYRFVLDTSTLQEPAERADA; from the coding sequence ATGACTCCTGGACGACCAGTACCCCCGCCCCTTGCCAAGCCCATCACTCCGGACACCAGCGGAACCGGAAGCGCCACCTTGGCTGCAGCGTACGGTGCCACATCTCCGGACAGCGGCTTGGTGCCCCTGACCGTTGCCCGGCGGGCGCCGACACCTGATGACGTAGAGATCGCGATTGAGTTCTGCGGCTTGTGCCACTCGGATGTCCACGCAACGCGGGGTGAATGGCGGGTTCCGCCGTACCCGCTGGTTCCAGGCCATGAAATTGTTGGCCGGGTAACCCGCGTGGGTTCCGACGTCAAGGAGTTCGCTCCAGGGGACCATGTGGGTGTGGGCTGCATGGTGGATTCCTGCCGGGAATGCGAGAGCTGCCTGGAAGGCCTGGAGCAGTATTGCGAACGGGGCAACGTCGGCACCTACGGGGCAGCGGACCCGCGGCAGGGCGAGGCAATCACCCAAGGCGGCTACTCGACGTCGATCGTAGTGGACCGCCGTTTCGTGTTGCGCGTCCCGGAAAAACTCGACCCCGCAGCTGCAGCTCCTTTGCTGTGCGCCGGGATCACCACCTATTCACCGCTGCGCTACTTCGACGTCGAAGAAGGGGACGCCGTTGGGGTGGTGGGTTTGGGCGGTTTGGGTCACATGGCCGTCAAGATCGCCAAGGCCATGGGTGCGGAGGTTACGGTTTTCACTACCTCCGAGTCCAAATTCGACGCTGCCCGCCAGCTGGGGGCCGATCACGTGGTCCTGTCCAAGGACGCGGACGCCATGGAAACTGCCAACCGGAGCATTGACGTCATCATTGACACGGTTGCGGCACCGCATGACCTCAACCCCTATTTCCGCACGCTTCGTTTGGACGGCGCACTCTTCCAGCTGGGCCTTCCGGCCGATGACATGCCGCCTGTCAGCCCGGGGCTGCTCATCCGCCGCCGGCTTGCCTATGCAGGTTCGCTGATTGGCGGAATCGAGGAAACACAGGAAATGCTTGACTTCTGTGCTGAACACGGGGTTGCCAGCGACATCGAAGTGGTGCGGGCCGAACAGCTGAACGAGGCCTATGACCGAATGGTGGCCGGCGACGTCAAGTACCGTTTTGTCCTGGACACTTCAACACTCCAGGAACCAGCCGAAAGGGCAGACGCATGA
- a CDS encoding sulfurtransferase — protein MATLISAPELRDRLGSHDRLGSGVRTVLLDVRWVLGRTDGHSEYLAAHLPGAVFVDLPTELADHAGPGFGRHPLPPPERFQDAARRWGINDGDTVVAYDNSGSMAASRAWWMLRNAGLESVYLLDGGLAAWRTAGYPVETGEVRPAVGNVSLGEGMMPVISEAEAGQWHHHGVLLDARAGERYRGEVEPIDPRAGHIPGAVSAPTTENISAEGKFLPAEELRRRFDALGLGGASAVAVYCGSGVTASHEIAALHIAGYKAALYPGSFSQWSTNTGNPVAVGCEPLEEPADGDGPTGSTGPTGTSSVGGSSVG, from the coding sequence ATGGCCACGCTGATAAGTGCCCCGGAACTGCGGGATCGTCTCGGTTCACACGATCGTCTCGGTTCAGGGGTGCGGACTGTGCTCCTGGATGTCCGGTGGGTGCTCGGCCGGACGGATGGACACAGCGAGTACCTGGCAGCGCACCTTCCCGGCGCCGTGTTCGTGGACCTTCCCACTGAGCTGGCCGATCACGCCGGGCCGGGTTTTGGCCGGCACCCGTTGCCCCCGCCGGAACGGTTCCAGGATGCAGCGCGGCGATGGGGGATCAACGACGGCGACACCGTGGTTGCGTACGACAACAGCGGGAGCATGGCTGCGTCACGTGCTTGGTGGATGTTGCGGAACGCCGGCCTGGAGTCCGTCTACCTGCTCGACGGCGGCCTGGCCGCCTGGCGCACGGCCGGCTACCCCGTTGAGACAGGCGAGGTTAGGCCCGCCGTCGGGAATGTTTCCCTTGGCGAGGGCATGATGCCGGTCATCAGCGAAGCCGAAGCCGGGCAGTGGCACCACCATGGAGTGTTGCTTGATGCCCGGGCGGGGGAGCGCTACCGGGGCGAAGTGGAACCGATCGATCCACGGGCCGGGCACATTCCCGGCGCCGTGAGCGCCCCCACCACCGAAAACATCTCGGCCGAGGGAAAGTTCCTGCCAGCCGAAGAACTACGCCGCCGCTTTGACGCGCTGGGCCTGGGTGGGGCCTCTGCCGTGGCGGTCTATTGCGGATCCGGCGTAACGGCGAGCCATGAGATCGCCGCGCTGCACATCGCCGGGTACAAGGCCGCCCTCTACCCGGGGTCCTTTTCCCAGTGGTCCACCAACACTGGGAACCCTGTGGCTGTGGGCTGTGAGCCGTTGGAGGAGCCCGCTGATGGCGATGGCCCAACTGGCTCAACCGGCCCAACTGGCACAAGCAGCGTCGGCGGGAGTAGCGTCGGATAA
- a CDS encoding PLP-dependent cysteine synthase family protein, with product MSNSCIQDRAWASEAIRKIEAENNRSADTHLYAVPLPEHWGVQLYLKDESTHRSGSLKHRLARSLFLYGLVNGWITEGTTIVEASSGSTAVSEAYFARLIGLPFIAVMTKTTSPEKIALIEEFGGACLLVDHASEVYAVAEETARNSGGYYMDQFTHAERATDWRGNNNIAESIFDQLSLEEHPIPEWIVVGAGTGGTSATIGRYLRYNRYPTRLAVVDPENSAFYPAWRDGDAAAATGLPSRIEGIGRPRSEPSFVPAVIDHMIQVPDAASVAAMRHLRKLTGLHAGPSTGTNLWGVWQLVAGMVAQGRRGSIVSLMCDGGDRYAGSYYDAGWLAAKGLDPTPHEATLERFHDTGAWTG from the coding sequence GTGAGCAATTCGTGCATTCAGGACAGGGCATGGGCCAGTGAAGCCATCCGTAAAATCGAGGCCGAGAACAACCGTTCGGCGGACACGCACCTTTATGCGGTCCCGCTGCCCGAACACTGGGGCGTCCAGCTGTACCTGAAGGACGAGTCAACCCACCGCTCCGGCAGCCTCAAGCACCGGCTCGCGAGGTCCTTGTTCCTCTACGGCCTGGTTAACGGCTGGATCACCGAGGGAACCACCATCGTTGAGGCCTCGAGCGGCAGCACGGCAGTGTCCGAAGCTTATTTTGCCCGCCTCATCGGTTTGCCCTTCATCGCGGTGATGACAAAAACCACCAGTCCGGAAAAGATCGCCCTGATCGAGGAGTTCGGCGGCGCCTGCCTTTTGGTGGACCACGCCTCGGAGGTCTACGCGGTGGCGGAAGAGACCGCCAGGAACTCCGGCGGCTACTACATGGACCAGTTCACCCACGCGGAACGCGCAACGGACTGGCGGGGCAACAACAACATTGCGGAGTCGATTTTCGATCAACTCTCCCTGGAAGAACACCCCATCCCGGAGTGGATTGTGGTGGGTGCGGGAACCGGCGGAACCAGCGCAACCATCGGCCGCTACCTGCGATACAACCGCTACCCCACCCGCCTTGCGGTGGTGGACCCGGAAAACTCCGCCTTCTACCCGGCATGGCGCGACGGAGACGCCGCCGCAGCGACCGGCTTGCCGTCACGGATCGAGGGTATTGGCCGGCCGCGGTCCGAGCCGAGCTTCGTGCCGGCCGTCATCGACCACATGATCCAAGTTCCGGACGCCGCCTCCGTGGCAGCCATGCGCCACCTCCGGAAACTCACAGGGCTGCACGCAGGGCCCTCCACGGGCACCAACCTGTGGGGCGTCTGGCAGTTGGTGGCAGGGATGGTGGCCCAGGGCCGCCGGGGCAGCATCGTTTCGTTGATGTGCGACGGCGGCGACCGCTATGCCGGAAGCTATTACGACGCCGGGTGGCTGGCTGCCAAGGGACTGGACCCCACCCCGCACGAGGCAACCTTGGAGCGGTTCCACGACACAGGTGCGTGGACCGGTTAG
- a CDS encoding MBL fold metallo-hydrolase, with translation MLLTKYTHACVRLEKDGKVLVIDPGSFSESGEALTGAHAVLITHEHNDHIDQPAVVSALRSDAGLEVHAPEGVAAALREEGDIAARVHTAVPGTDFEAAGFSVRTFGGQHAVIHAQIPVVANIGYLVDGNVFHPGDSFVVPDGIDVKTLLVPIHAPWSKVGEVVDFVISVRAPRAFPVHDALLNDIGRGLVEGHVTRIGARYGTRYEHLAPGGSVEV, from the coding sequence ATGTTGCTCACCAAATACACCCACGCCTGTGTCCGGTTGGAGAAAGACGGGAAGGTCCTGGTCATCGACCCCGGTTCCTTTTCCGAGTCAGGGGAAGCGTTGACGGGTGCCCACGCCGTCCTCATCACGCACGAGCACAACGACCACATTGACCAACCCGCCGTGGTCTCCGCGCTCCGCAGCGACGCCGGGCTTGAAGTCCATGCGCCGGAGGGGGTTGCAGCGGCACTCAGGGAGGAGGGCGACATCGCAGCCCGGGTCCATACCGCCGTGCCGGGTACCGACTTTGAGGCTGCCGGCTTCAGCGTGCGCACGTTCGGAGGCCAGCACGCGGTGATCCATGCGCAAATCCCTGTGGTGGCAAACATCGGATACCTGGTGGATGGGAACGTTTTTCACCCCGGTGACTCGTTCGTGGTCCCGGATGGGATTGACGTCAAGACACTCCTGGTGCCCATCCATGCCCCGTGGTCCAAAGTGGGGGAGGTTGTTGACTTCGTGATTTCGGTCCGGGCCCCCCGGGCGTTCCCGGTCCACGATGCCCTGCTCAACGACATCGGAAGAGGCTTGGTTGAAGGCCATGTGACCCGCATTGGCGCCCGCTACGGGACCCGCTATGAGCATCTTGCCCCAGGTGGGTCCGTAGAGGTCTAA
- a CDS encoding Fur family transcriptional regulator, whose product MPHGTNSATTGPSAPATSGVKEQRVTKQRLAVSAALDELDDFVSTQELYRLLQNKGISVSLATAYRILQSLADDGLIDVLRNGEGEAVYRRCNVTGHHHHLLCRNCGKAVEVEAPAVETWAARTAAEHGFTEVAHTVEIFGLCPECTARKAAGTL is encoded by the coding sequence ATGCCACACGGCACCAATTCCGCCACGACCGGCCCCTCGGCGCCGGCCACCAGCGGGGTCAAGGAGCAGCGCGTTACCAAGCAGCGCTTGGCCGTCAGCGCCGCACTGGACGAATTGGACGACTTCGTCAGCACCCAGGAACTGTACCGGCTCCTGCAGAACAAGGGCATCTCGGTATCGCTGGCCACGGCATACCGCATTCTTCAATCGTTGGCCGATGACGGGCTGATTGATGTCCTGCGCAACGGTGAAGGCGAAGCCGTCTACCGGCGATGCAACGTCACCGGCCACCACCACCACCTTCTGTGCCGCAACTGTGGCAAGGCCGTGGAAGTGGAGGCGCCCGCCGTCGAGACCTGGGCGGCACGAACCGCTGCCGAACACGGCTTTACCGAGGTGGCCCACACCGTGGAAATTTTCGGCCTATGCCCTGAGTGCACTGCCCGGAAGGCTGCCGGCACACTTTAG
- a CDS encoding metal ABC transporter permease, giving the protein MDLETILQTIFNFENYGELLVLVQNSIWAGAVLGLLGGLVGTFVMKRDLAFAVHGISELSFAGAAFALLIGADIIFGSLIGSVAAAVLLGFMGVRARDKNSIIGVIMPFGLGLGILFLALYEGRAANKFGLLTGQIVSVDAVQLQVLAGTAVVVMVALAAIWRPLSFASVDPEMAEARGVPVRGLAIGFMVLLGVSVALSIQIVGALLVLALLITPAAAALRVTTSPRLVVLLSVVFAMTATVGGILLALGSRIPISPYVTTLSFLIYVVCRVIGRVRANRGLNGRVSRDQPAGAL; this is encoded by the coding sequence TTGGACCTGGAAACCATTCTGCAAACCATCTTCAACTTCGAGAACTATGGCGAGTTGCTGGTCCTGGTCCAGAACTCCATTTGGGCCGGAGCGGTGCTGGGTCTGTTGGGCGGGCTGGTGGGCACGTTCGTGATGAAGCGGGACCTGGCTTTTGCCGTCCACGGCATCTCCGAATTGTCCTTCGCCGGTGCTGCGTTCGCCTTGCTGATTGGTGCCGACATCATTTTCGGATCACTGATCGGTTCGGTGGCTGCCGCTGTCCTGCTGGGATTCATGGGCGTCCGGGCGCGGGATAAGAACTCCATTATTGGTGTCATCATGCCGTTCGGCCTGGGGCTGGGCATTCTTTTCCTGGCACTGTATGAGGGCCGTGCGGCCAACAAGTTCGGCCTGCTCACCGGCCAGATTGTTTCAGTGGACGCCGTTCAGCTGCAGGTTCTTGCCGGGACCGCTGTGGTGGTGATGGTCGCCCTGGCGGCAATCTGGCGGCCACTGAGCTTTGCCAGCGTGGACCCGGAAATGGCTGAGGCCAGGGGAGTCCCGGTCCGGGGGCTGGCCATCGGGTTCATGGTGCTCCTGGGTGTCAGCGTGGCGCTGTCCATCCAGATCGTCGGGGCCCTGCTGGTACTTGCGTTACTGATTACGCCGGCAGCAGCCGCGCTTCGGGTCACTACCTCGCCACGATTGGTGGTGCTGCTCAGCGTGGTCTTTGCCATGACGGCGACGGTCGGCGGCATCCTCCTGGCCCTCGGCAGCCGGATTCCCATCAGCCCGTACGTCACCACGTTGTCATTCCTGATCTACGTGGTGTGCCGGGTGATCGGCCGGGTCAGGGCCAACAGGGGACTCAACGGCAGGGTCTCCCGCGACCAGCCCGCAGGCGCCCTCTAA
- a CDS encoding metal ABC transporter ATP-binding protein, protein MDRGHLLTPVVSLRGASLQFGKRTLWRDLDLDINPGEFFAVLGPNGSGKTSFLKVLLGLQELHSGTVSLGGHPVERGSKRIGYIPQQKSFAPDTPLRARDLVGLGIDGHRWGMRLSAGKVNPKIDELLELVGASDYAKVPVGQLSGGEQQRLRVAQALATEPQVLLCDEPLLSLDLHHQQGVSSLINKQCHERNSAVVFVTHEINPVIDYVDRVLYLAGGQFRIGAPKEVMTTEVLSELYDSHVEVIHTNGRIVVVGLPDATTHFHDDAHATAGEEF, encoded by the coding sequence ATGGATCGAGGACATCTTTTGACACCGGTAGTGAGCCTCCGCGGAGCGAGCCTTCAGTTCGGCAAGAGGACACTGTGGCGGGACCTGGACCTCGACATCAATCCCGGCGAGTTCTTCGCTGTCCTCGGACCCAACGGCAGCGGCAAGACCAGTTTCCTCAAAGTCCTCCTTGGACTGCAGGAGCTGCATTCAGGGACTGTATCCCTGGGCGGCCACCCTGTGGAGCGCGGCAGCAAGCGGATCGGCTATATCCCCCAGCAAAAGTCGTTTGCTCCGGACACCCCCTTGCGTGCACGGGACCTGGTGGGACTGGGGATCGATGGACACCGGTGGGGCATGCGGCTCTCGGCCGGGAAGGTCAATCCGAAAATAGACGAACTGCTGGAACTGGTTGGAGCTTCCGACTACGCCAAAGTGCCTGTGGGCCAACTGTCCGGCGGAGAGCAGCAGCGGCTCAGGGTGGCGCAAGCGTTGGCAACCGAACCGCAGGTGCTCCTGTGCGATGAGCCATTGCTTTCCTTGGACCTGCACCACCAGCAGGGCGTCAGCTCCCTGATCAACAAGCAATGCCATGAGCGGAACAGTGCAGTGGTTTTCGTGACCCACGAGATCAACCCGGTGATCGACTACGTCGACAGGGTTCTTTACCTCGCCGGCGGCCAGTTCCGCATAGGTGCCCCCAAGGAAGTCATGACGACCGAAGTTCTTTCGGAGCTGTACGACAGCCATGTCGAAGTCATCCATACCAACGGAAGGATCGTCGTCGTCGGTCTTCCAGACGCCACCACGCACTTCCATGACGATGCCCATGCAACTGCCGGGGAGGAGTTCTAG
- a CDS encoding zinc ABC transporter substrate-binding protein yields MILILSRSEVLVRRSAARLSIAASAGMAALLLSSCAGTAGAGSPSSSSGSIEVVTSTNVYGDVVKAVGGDKVNVNAIITKTSQDPHSYEASAQDKLVISKAKLVVENGGGYDEFLHKIADETKVGHDNMISAVEISGLAPEEDAHSAESQSEEGHTHNHGGFNEHVWYSLDTMGKLADAVAAKLGSLDAGSAATFTANAEAFKTKLADLTGKLDAVKAANDHAPVAVTEPVPLYLLEAAGLENKTPEAYSAAIEEESDVPAAVLKETTDLLSNKSVRFLAYNEQTEGPQTETVKRAAEAAGVPVVNFTETLPDGKDYLQWMSDNVESISSALKK; encoded by the coding sequence TTGATTCTCATTTTGAGTAGATCCGAGGTCCTTGTGCGTCGTTCCGCCGCCCGCCTGTCCATCGCCGCTTCCGCTGGGATGGCCGCCCTGTTGCTTTCTTCCTGCGCCGGCACCGCGGGTGCCGGGAGTCCTTCCTCATCCTCCGGATCCATTGAAGTGGTCACGTCCACCAACGTCTACGGGGATGTGGTGAAGGCGGTTGGCGGCGACAAGGTCAACGTCAATGCCATCATCACCAAGACCAGCCAGGACCCGCATTCCTATGAGGCAAGCGCCCAGGACAAGCTGGTTATTTCCAAGGCCAAACTGGTGGTGGAGAACGGCGGCGGCTATGACGAGTTCCTTCACAAAATTGCCGATGAGACCAAGGTTGGCCACGACAACATGATCAGTGCCGTGGAAATCTCCGGGCTCGCCCCGGAAGAAGACGCCCACAGCGCCGAATCCCAGAGCGAAGAAGGCCATACCCACAACCACGGCGGGTTCAACGAGCACGTCTGGTACAGCCTGGACACCATGGGCAAGCTTGCCGATGCAGTTGCGGCCAAGCTCGGCAGCCTCGACGCGGGATCGGCGGCGACATTCACAGCCAATGCCGAAGCATTCAAGACCAAACTCGCTGACCTCACCGGAAAGCTTGACGCCGTCAAGGCCGCAAATGACCACGCTCCGGTTGCTGTAACGGAACCCGTCCCGTTGTACCTCCTGGAAGCCGCCGGGCTGGAAAACAAGACCCCCGAGGCCTACAGCGCTGCCATTGAAGAGGAATCCGACGTTCCGGCCGCCGTCCTGAAGGAAACCACGGACCTTCTCAGCAACAAATCAGTCCGGTTCCTTGCCTACAACGAGCAGACGGAGGGACCCCAGACCGAAACCGTCAAGCGGGCCGCTGAAGCTGCCGGCGTGCCGGTGGTGAACTTCACCGAGACGCTTCCTGACGGCAAGGATTACCTCCAGTGGATGTCCGACAACGTGGAATCAATTTCCTCCGCTCTCAAGAAGTAG
- a CDS encoding hemolysin family protein yields MSDWVGILWLVVLLIGNAFFVGAEFAVMSARRSQIEPLAEAGSKRAQTTLRAMENVSLMLACAQLGITVCSLLILQVAEPAIHHLLAEPLELVGVPVELADIIAFAIALLFVTFLHVTFGEMVPKNISVSVADKAALLLAPPLMFIARLVNPIIWTLNWLANHILRLMKIEPKDEVSSSFTLEEVQSIVQESTRHGLVDDEAGLLSGALEFSEHTASHIMVPLDKLVVLKTASTPVDLEKAVSRTGFSRFPMVDDDGELAGYLHVKDILSIPDEGRRHPIAEGRIRSFANLAPDDEIEQAMSVMQRTGSHLARVIGAGGETQGVLFLEDVIEQLVGEIRDATQATGIRRYGDQQVK; encoded by the coding sequence ATGAGCGACTGGGTAGGAATTCTCTGGCTCGTCGTTCTCCTGATCGGCAACGCCTTCTTCGTTGGGGCCGAGTTCGCCGTCATGTCCGCGCGCCGGAGCCAGATCGAGCCCTTGGCCGAAGCCGGATCCAAGCGTGCGCAGACAACCCTGCGGGCCATGGAGAATGTCTCGTTGATGCTCGCCTGTGCCCAGCTGGGCATCACGGTTTGTTCACTCCTGATTCTCCAGGTGGCCGAACCTGCCATCCATCACCTGCTGGCAGAACCCCTTGAGCTGGTGGGCGTTCCTGTTGAATTGGCAGACATCATTGCCTTTGCCATTGCTTTGTTGTTTGTCACGTTCCTGCATGTGACCTTCGGGGAGATGGTTCCCAAGAACATCTCAGTCTCCGTGGCCGATAAAGCCGCGCTGCTGTTGGCGCCTCCGTTGATGTTCATTGCGCGCCTGGTGAACCCGATCATTTGGACACTCAACTGGCTGGCCAACCACATCCTGCGGCTGATGAAGATCGAGCCCAAGGATGAAGTGTCCTCATCGTTCACTTTGGAGGAAGTGCAGTCCATCGTCCAGGAGTCCACACGGCACGGATTGGTGGATGATGAAGCGGGCCTGTTGAGTGGTGCCTTGGAATTCTCAGAGCACACGGCCTCGCACATCATGGTTCCCCTGGACAAGCTGGTGGTGCTGAAAACGGCGTCCACCCCGGTGGACCTGGAGAAGGCGGTCAGCCGCACGGGATTCTCCCGTTTCCCCATGGTGGACGACGACGGCGAACTCGCCGGGTATCTGCACGTGAAGGACATCCTGTCCATCCCCGATGAGGGGCGCAGGCATCCCATTGCCGAGGGGCGTATCCGTTCCTTTGCCAACTTGGCACCGGATGACGAAATTGAGCAGGCCATGTCGGTCATGCAACGTACCGGTTCCCATCTGGCCCGCGTGATCGGTGCCGGGGGAGAGACCCAGGGTGTCCTGTTCCTTGAGGACGTCATTGAGCAGTTGGTCGGTGAAATCCGCGACGCTACCCAGGCGACGGGTATCCGCCGCTACGGAGATCAGCAAGTGAAGTAG
- a CDS encoding hemolysin family protein, protein MEWILLLAGFALILGTGFFVAVEFSLVALDQASVQRAVDNGDQAAAPLLKCLKSLSTQLSSCQLGITLTTLLTGFVMEPSLGQLLGGPLASLGLSPEAAHSVALVLAMAVATLLSMLIGELVPKNMAIALAFPLGKRLARPQLLFTAVFKPAIVVLNGFSNKVLNLFGLEAKEEISGARTPAELASLVRRSAELGTLDAGTANFVARTLNFSGRTAADVMTPRIRMETIDADQPVSDILDAARRTGYSRFPVIGDSTDDIRGVVHVKKAVAVPAERRGKLEAGAIMTDVLQVPETIHLDALLAELREGNLQLAVVLDEYGGTAGITTLEDLVEEIVGEVADEHDKVRPGVLQSASGDWYFPGLLRPDEVSEQIPNLTVPDESAYETVGGYVMSQLGRIARTGDVVDAVGGTLTVTRMDGRRIDRICFHHVETDQSSPEDAENRHEAGAV, encoded by the coding sequence GTGGAATGGATACTTCTCCTCGCCGGCTTTGCTTTGATTCTGGGCACCGGCTTTTTTGTAGCAGTTGAGTTTTCCCTGGTTGCCTTGGACCAGGCGAGCGTACAGCGTGCGGTCGACAACGGTGACCAGGCTGCAGCCCCGTTGCTGAAGTGCCTCAAATCGCTGTCCACCCAACTTTCCAGTTGCCAGCTGGGTATCACCCTGACCACGTTGCTGACCGGCTTCGTCATGGAGCCGTCCTTGGGGCAGCTTCTCGGCGGCCCCCTTGCTTCCCTGGGGCTTTCCCCGGAGGCGGCGCATTCGGTGGCGTTGGTCCTGGCTATGGCTGTGGCCACCCTCTTGTCGATGCTGATCGGCGAATTGGTACCCAAGAATATGGCCATTGCACTTGCCTTTCCCTTGGGAAAGCGCCTGGCCCGCCCGCAACTGCTGTTCACGGCCGTCTTCAAGCCCGCCATCGTGGTGCTGAACGGTTTCTCGAACAAGGTCCTCAATCTGTTTGGACTTGAAGCCAAGGAAGAGATCTCAGGGGCAAGGACCCCCGCCGAGCTCGCTTCCCTCGTGAGGCGTTCCGCTGAGCTGGGGACCCTGGACGCCGGTACTGCCAACTTTGTTGCCCGAACCCTGAACTTTTCCGGGCGCACGGCAGCTGACGTCATGACACCGCGCATCCGCATGGAAACGATCGACGCCGACCAGCCGGTATCGGACATCCTGGACGCCGCACGGCGCACTGGATACTCAAGGTTCCCGGTGATTGGTGATTCCACTGACGACATCCGCGGCGTAGTCCATGTCAAGAAGGCAGTAGCCGTGCCGGCAGAGCGCCGGGGCAAGCTTGAGGCCGGCGCGATCATGACCGATGTCCTGCAGGTTCCCGAAACCATCCACCTGGATGCACTCCTCGCCGAACTGCGCGAAGGTAACCTCCAGCTCGCGGTGGTACTGGATGAGTACGGCGGAACGGCTGGGATCACTACCCTTGAGGATCTGGTGGAAGAAATCGTGGGCGAGGTCGCTGACGAGCACGACAAAGTCCGCCCGGGAGTGCTTCAGAGCGCGTCCGGCGACTGGTACTTCCCCGGGCTGTTGCGCCCGGATGAGGTGTCCGAGCAGATCCCCAACCTCACGGTTCCTGACGAATCAGCCTACGAAACGGTGGGCGGCTACGTCATGAGCCAACTTGGCCGTATTGCCCGGACAGGGGACGTCGTGGACGCGGTAGGCGGGACGCTTACTGTGACCAGGATGGATGGGCGCAGGATTGACCGTATCTGTTTCCATCACGTGGAGACGGATCAGTCCAGTCCTGAGGACGCAGAGAACCGTCATGAAGCAGGTGCCGTATGA